CAGGACCGCTCAACCAGCGCGGACGTCTCGCGCAGAAATCGTGCAGCAGTGCATTCAACCCTTCCGTCATCGCATGTGTGCCGCGGCGCACGCCTCGCGATGCGGACGCAATCGCGAACCAGGAATGCGGCGGCCGAAGCTCGTGGCAAATGCCGCGCATATCGACAAAGCGCAGACAGCCGGTGTCGGGATAAAAGACGAGCGTCATCGCGTCGCCATCGACCCCGTGCGTGACAATGTGTGGTTTCGTATTCAGCATTTTTCGTTGTTATGCCAGATTGGCGTTGCCTGGCGGTTCGGCTTCGACCACGCCTGCGCCAGCAATTCGCGAATGAGGCAAAAGCAAAGCGCATGCCAAAGGCCACGCAGCGCGTCGGATGAAGCGCGACGAATGCCATGCAAACAGCCGACGCCATGCCTCCGGCGAGCCGCAAACGCCGATCACGCCTGAAGCGGAGCACGCGGTAACACGCGAATCCGCAGCGGCGCGGACCGTCCACCGCCGGCACCGGCCCGACCTGTGCACGGCTAGGTCGGGAGTCACACACATGTCCGCGTGGTAAAAAAGCGCTGCCGGCGCGACAATTCACGACCATTCTTACTAGCCGGCGGTACGCCGGCAACGCGACCAACATGCCCGTTCAAGAACCTGCCTTCACCCTGCGTCCGGCATTGGAGACGGACGTGACCTTCCTGTTCGAGCTGCGCAAGGCGACCATGACAGAACACCTGGCGCGCGTCGGCGAACCAGCGGACGACACCGAGCATCGCGCGCGTCTGCTGCATCGATATGACACGGCGCGCGTGATTTGCATCGACGGCGAGCCGGCCGGCCTGCTCAAGGCGCATCGCAGCGACGCCGAATGGGTGGTCGTGCAATTGCAGATCACGCCGGCGCTTCAAGGGCGCGGCATCGGCGAACGCGCGCTGCAGTGCGTGTTGCGCGCCGCGCAGACCGACGCCTTGCCGGTCGCCCTCAAGGTGCTCAAAGGCAATCCCGCGAAGCGCCTGTACGAACGGCTCGGCTTCGAGACCGTCGGCGAAGATGAGAGACAGTTTTACATGAGGCGCGCGCCGCGCGCGTCGGCGGAAATTGAAGCAGAATGAATGTCGGATAAAGACTGATACATAATGGATCTGCCATGACCTTTCGCGAGACCTCCGCCATTTCAAGCTGGCATGCCCACGTATATTTCGATGCGAGCAGCCGCGACGCCGCGTGGACGTTCCGCGAGCAGATCGAAGCGCGCTGGAGCGGCGCATTGCAACTGGGCCGCTTTCACGAGCGCCCGGTCGGACCGCATCCCATGTGGTCGTATCAGCTTGCGTTTGCGCAAGAACAGTTCGCCGATCTGGTCGGCTGGCTCACGCTGAATCACGGCTCACTGGATATCTTCGTGCACCCGAATACCGGCGACGCGCTGCGCGATCACCGCGACGCGGCCGTGTGGATCGGCCGTTCGCACGAACTGGTGCTGAGCGCGCTGAATTGACCGCCTGCAACGCGGCGCGTAGGGCATCGACGACGCGCCGCCTCTCGCGGTTCACATAGTCGAATACGAACTGCACCAGCCGCGCGCGGCGACCTGCTTGTCGCCGAATAGGGTGCAGCCGCCGTAGGTGTCGGTGGCTTTACCCTGGAACAACGAGCAGTTGCCGCAGGTTTGTCCGGCGGCGTAATCGGGGAATTTTGCTTTGTCGACCCTGGAAGCGTCCTCCTTATAGCCGACCGCTTGCGCTTTAGGATCGGTTTCGCTGAGCAGGTTCGTGGAGTCGGCGAACGCGGCACGGGAGAGTGCGAGCGCCGAGCCCGCGCTCACGCCCAGCAGCAGAAAATGTCGGCGCGATGTTTTCATATGGGTCCGATGGAAAGTGGGGGCTGGCCTCGACCGCGATCAATCTTGATCGATCGCCGTCAATCGAGAAATCGTGTGAAACGCTCAACCGGCTCGCGCTCGGTGCGCAACGCGTTGACTGGCGCGTGCTCGTCGGCGAAACCGAGCGACATGCCGCACACCAGTTGTTCTTCGGGCGGCAAGCCGAGCTGCGCCGCAATCACCCGATGAAACGGCGTAAACGCAGCCTGCGGACAGGTGTCGAGACCACGGCCGCGCGCGGCTGTCATGACCGCCTGCAGGAACATGCCGTAGTCGAGCCAGCTGCCGCGCTCCATGACGCGGTCGATGGTGAAGAACAAGCCCACCGGTGCGCCGAAGAAACGGTAGTTCTGCGCGTGCTGCTGATGCATGCGCGCCTTGTCGCCTTTCCCGATGCCGAGCAGGCCATACAGATCCCAGCCGATTTTGCGGCGCCGGTCGATGTACGGTGAAACCCATTGATGCGGATAGTACGGATATTCTTCCTGGTACAGCGCGTCGCGCTGCGGGTCGTCGTGGGCGGCAAGCAGGGCCCGCGAAAGGCGTGCGAGCGACTCGCCCGTCACCACGTAGACTTTCCACGGTTGCGTGTTGGTGCCCGACGGCGCGCGGCTGGCGGCTTCGAGAATGGCTTCGATATCGGCGCGCGGCACCGGAGTGGGCAGAAAGGCGCGAATCGACCGCCGCGTGATGAGCGCGGCGTCGACGGGGTTGGCGGGTGTGGTCATCGGCGAATTCCGGCAGAGCCAACGGCGTTGGCGGTCTGCGGGAATTCTAGCGCGAGCGCGCATATCCCCGCTGACAGGGCGGCAAGTGCCGGCCTGCCTTAGCTGGCTTAGGGAAGCGGGCCCGGCGTAGCGGATTCAGCGCGGCGGGTGCGGCGCAGCGGAGTCAGCTCAGCAAACTCAGTGCAGCCCACTCACCTCATCGGCGTTTTCAGCGCATCGGTCAGATCGAGCAGATCGTACGGCTTGCGCAGCGAGATCGCGTGCGGCAAAACCTTGCGCTGCTCCGGCGTCAGCACGAGGTCGTAGCCGGTCAGAAAGATCACGCGCAGATCGGGCCGCTCGGCACACACCTCGAGCGCCAGATCGATCCCCGACTTGCCCGCCAGTCCCACGTCGGTCAGCATCACGCCGATCGCATGCTCATTGAGAATCTGCCTGGCGTCGTGCTCGCCTTCGGCCTCCAGAACGTCGAAGTCGAACGTGCGCAACAATTCGGCGGTGCCCATGCGAATCAGCTCGTCGTCCTCCACCAGCAGAATCCGCAGCCGCGTCTGAGCGGCGAAACTGTCGACGCCATCCGGCAGGGCCGGTGGCGCGACCTCGAGAAGAGCCTGCTCCGCCTCGCCGATGCCGGCCGCCTGCGGATTCTGCGTTTGCAGCACGTAGCGGACTTTGCGTGCCAACGCTTCATGCGTGTAGGGCTTGCTGAGCAATTCGATGCCTTCGTCGAGCCGCCCGGCATGCACGATCGCGTTATCCGTATAGCCCGACGTGAACAGCACCGCGATCGCCGGCAGCCGTTCACGCGCCTTGCGGGCGAGTTCGGTGCTGCGCAGCGGCCCCGGCATCACCACATCGGTAAACAGCAGGTCGATCGGCACACCGCTTTCGACGATGGCAAGCGCGCTTTGCGCGTCTTTCGCTTTCAGCACGCGATAGCCGAGATCGGACAGCATTTCTACCACCGTCGTGCGCACTTCCTCGTCGTCCTCGACCACCAGAACCGTTTCCGTGCCGCCCTTGGCGGGACCGGCGTCGATATTGGTTTCGAGGTCTTCCTGCTGGCGCACCCGCGGCAGATAAATGCGAATCGTCGTGCCGTGCCCCTCTTCGCTGTAGATCTTCACATGGCCGCCGGACTGCTTGACGAAGCCATACACCATGCTCAGGCCGAGGCCCGTGCCCTGGCCCTCGGCCTTGGTGGTGAAAAACGGCTCGAACACGCGCTCGCGCACTTCCGGCGACATCCCGGCGCCCGTGTCGGTGACCGCCAGCATCACGTACTGGCCGGGCGTGACCTCCAGGTTGCGCTTCGCATACGCGTCGTCGAGCGCGGCATTGCCGGCTTCGATCGTGAGCTTGCCGTGGCCGTTCATGGCGTCACGCGCGTTGATCGCCAGATTCAGCAGCGCGTTCTCGACCTGGAACGGATCGACCAGCGTATTCCACAAGCCACCCGACACGATCGTTTCGATTTCGACGCCGTCACCCAGCGCGCGCCTCAGCATATCGTCGAGCCCTCGCACGAAGCGGCCGAGATTGACGACTTTCGGCGCCAGCGGCTGACGCCGCCCGAACGCCAGCAGTTGCGAGGCGAGGTTCGCGCCGCGGGCCACGCCGGCCAGCGCATTGCGCACACGCTGCTCGGGCTTATCGGAACCGGCGACGTCTTTCGCCAGCAGTTGCAGATTGCCGCCTATCACTTGCAGCAGATTGTTGAAGTCGTGTGCGACGCCGCCCGTGAGCTTGCCGATCGCTTCCATCTTCTGCGCCATGCGCAACGCTTCTTCGGCTTGGCGCAGCGCCTCGGTAGTTTCCTTGTCGGCGGTGACGTCGCGGCCCACGCCGTGAATCCGCGCCGTGTCGGGATCGAGCGCAAGCGTCCACGCGACCCAGCGCCACGTACCGTCGATCCGCTTGAAGCGGTTTTCATAACGCACCGGCGCGCCTGTGCGGCGCAGCTCGGCGAGATGCGTGCGGACAACCTCCACATCATCCGGGTGAACCAGGTCGACATAGGAACGCGCCATCAGCCAATTCGTGTTATGACCGAGCGCGTTGCTCCATGACGGGCTCACGCGCTGCAAGCGGCCGTCGATATCGGCCACCACCAGCAGATCCTCGCTCAACTCCCACAGACGGTCGCGATCCGCGACCGTCTCGATCACGCGGCGCTCCAGCGTTTCGTTCAGATCGCGCAGCGCGCTTTGCGCTTTGGTGCGCTCGGCGATTTCGGTTTGCGCCGCCTGGTACAGACGCGCGTTGTCGATGGCAATCGCCGCCTGCGCGGCGATGCCGGCCACGATCCGCGCAGCGCGTTCGGTGAACACGCCGGGCTCCGGATGGCCGAAGAACAGGCCGCCGACCACTTCGCCGCTGCGCGACCGCACCGGCGCGGCCAGGTAGCTGCGTACCTTCAGATGGCCTTCCGGCATGCCGCGATAGGGCGCATTGTGGCCGTAGCGCGGATCCTGGGTGATGTCGTCGGCCCGAACGATGCCTTCGCCCATGAACGTAGATGCGAAGACCGCCGTGTTGCGCGGCATCGGAAACTGCTCGAACGCTTCCTTCGATACGCCGGACAGCGTGTACAGCATGTAGCTGCCGCCTTTTCCGTCGAGCACGTTGTAGAAGAACGAACCGAACGCCGCGCCGGTCAGTTCGGTGGCCGCGTCCGTCACGATCTGCACCGCGCGGTTCAAATCGAGTTCGGCTGCCACCGTCGAGCCGACGCGATTGAGAATCTCCAGCGTGCGCGATTCTTCGCGCAACTTCATCTCGGTCTCGCGGCGCAAGCGCGCGAGTTGCAGATTGCCCGCCACACGGGCCAGCAGTTCGCGCGCTGAGAAGGGCTTGGTCAGATAGTCGTCGGCGCCGTGCTCGATGCCGTCCATGCGCGCCTCCTCGCCCGCGCGGGCGGACAGCATCAGCACCGGCATGTCGTGCAGATCCGGATCGGCGCGCAGCGCGCGCAGCAAGCCGAAGCCGTCGAGGCGCGGCATCATCACGTCGGAGAGCACCAGATCCGGGCGCTCCTGCCGCGCGGCTTCGAGCGCGGCCTGGCCGTCCGTGGCGACACGCACCTCGTGTCCCGCCGCGCGCAGGATGCGGCTCATGTACTCACGCAAATCCGCATTGTCGTCGACGACCAGCAGCCGCGCGGCTGCGCCCGGCGCCGCGTCGGCGGGCACCTCGACGGCCGACGTCGCTTCGACCGCTGCATCGGCGAGGATTTCGTTTTCCGGACTCCAGCGCAACGCGGCATCGACATAGGTGCGCGCGTTCTTGCTCATGGCGGCATGCACGGCCGGGTCTTCGGACAGGGAAGGCACAACGCCGCGCGGCAGCAAGACGGTGAAGCACGCGCCCTGGCCCAACACACTGTCGACCCGCACCGTCCCGCCGTGCAGCTTCACGAGCTCCTGAACCATCGCGAGCCCGATCCCGCTGCCTTCGACCGAGCGCCCCGGCGCGCCCGCCACACGATGAAAGCGCTCGAAGAGGCGCGGCACTTCTTCTTCCGCAATACCGATACCGCTATCGGTCACGCTGACCTCGACGCCTTTGCCGGCAACCACGCGAACCGCGACGCGAATCGCGCCGAAGAACGTGAACTTGTATGCGTTCGACAGCAGGTTCATCACGACCTTTTCCCACATCTCGCGGTCGAGTTGCACGACCACGGGCGTGGCCGGAACCTCGACTTCGAGACGCAGGCCGGCCGCCTCCATCGCGGACTGGAACAGCGACGCGAGTTCGGCGGTGAAGCTCGCGATGTCGGTAGGTTGCATGTGACTCTGCATGCGTCCCGCCTCGATGCGCGAAAAATCCAGCAGCGCGTTGACGAGCTTGAGCAGACGCAAGCCGTTGCGATGCGTGATCTCGATCAGCGCGCGGTCCTCGATATCGCTGCCCACTCGCGCGTTGTCGCCGCTCGCGGCAAGTTGCGGCTTGGCGAGCAGTTCCTCCAGTGGACCGAGCATCAGCGTCAACGGCGTACGGAATTCGTGGCTGATATTGGAGAAGAACGTGGTCTTGGCGCGGTCGATTTCGGCGAGCGCTTCCGCGCGCCGCCGCTCTTCCTCATAAGCCCGCGCGTAACCGATCGCCGCGCCGATCTGGCCGGCACCCAGGTTCAGGAAGCTGCGATAGGCGTCGTCGAAAAGGCGGCAAGGATTCAGGCCGGCGATCAGCACCACCGCTTGCGTCGTCTCGCTGCCGGGTGACACCGGCAGGATGACCGCCTGTTCCGGCGCGAGATGCCACGGACCGCTCGGCAACGCGGCGCCGAACCGCTGCGTCAAGTCACGCACCATGCGCGGCGCCTGGGTGTCGAGCACGTCGCCGAGCGGCCAGGGCGAATTGCCGCCGAGGTTCAGCGACTGCGGCGCCGCTGGATGACCCGGCTCGATGCCGCTCGCGCCGACCAGCGTGGCCGTGTCGCTGCCGGGTTCGGCTGCGTACAGCAACGCGAACGGAAGGTCTTGCGGATTGGACTGCAAGGCACGCGCGCTGAGTTTGCACGCCTCGCGCCAGTCGCGGCCGTCCGGGCTGACTGCCGCCAGCTCCTTCAGCAGCGCCAGTTGCCGTTCGCCGACCACCTGCGCAGTGCCGTCGCTGTTCGCGCAGATGATGCCGCCGGGTTCGCCGTCCTCGCCAGGAATGGGGCTGTACGAGAAGGTGTAATACGTCTCCTCGGGAAAGCCGTTGCGCTCCATGATGAGCAGCTTCTGTTCGACGAAGATGCCTTCGGCGCCCGCCAGCGCGGTATTCAGAAGCGGCTCGATATCGGTCCAGATTTCGCGCCAGACGACTTTGGTCGGTTGGCCGAGCGCGACCGGATGCTTGCCGCCGATGATCGATTTGTACGGGTCGTTGTAAAAATAGATCAGCTCGTCGCCCCAACCAATCCAGATCGGCTGACGCGACGTGAGCATGATGCGCATCGCGATCTTCAACCCTTGCGGCCAGGTGTCGGGCGCGCCAAGCGCCGTGCGCGTCCAGTCGTAGTTGCGGATGAGCGCGCCCAGCTCGCCGCCGCCGGCGAGAAAGGACGGCGCGGCAAGGCCGGGGGATGATGCAGCGGATAAGAGGCGGTCCGGCTCGTTCAACGCGATCTCCTCGACGCGGCGGGGTCATATTCGTGCGGACCGCAGTTGCAAAAGCGGTGCCTGATCCGACGGATGGCCAACGATTACTCGCAACTGGTGTAGCGCGATTCTCGCACGTAGACGGATGCGGGAGGAAGGCGAGAGGACGCGCCGGGACCCGAACGAGTGGGCCTTTCGCCGTGCCGGAATGAACGTGCCGCGGGCGATGCCGGCGGCGCGAACCGGATGACGCAAAACGAGCTTGAAATAACGGTAAAACGTACCTCGATGCAACGCGCGGGCAAGGCGATCTTCCCGATCACAAGGCGACCCGCGCCGCGGATTGCCCGGCGATCA
Above is a genomic segment from Paraburkholderia aromaticivorans containing:
- a CDS encoding GNAT family N-acetyltransferase: MPVQEPAFTLRPALETDVTFLFELRKATMTEHLARVGEPADDTEHRARLLHRYDTARVICIDGEPAGLLKAHRSDAEWVVVQLQITPALQGRGIGERALQCVLRAAQTDALPVALKVLKGNPAKRLYERLGFETVGEDERQFYMRRAPRASAEIEAE
- a CDS encoding response regulator, whose protein sequence is MNEPDRLLSAASSPGLAAPSFLAGGGELGALIRNYDWTRTALGAPDTWPQGLKIAMRIMLTSRQPIWIGWGDELIYFYNDPYKSIIGGKHPVALGQPTKVVWREIWTDIEPLLNTALAGAEGIFVEQKLLIMERNGFPEETYYTFSYSPIPGEDGEPGGIICANSDGTAQVVGERQLALLKELAAVSPDGRDWREACKLSARALQSNPQDLPFALLYAAEPGSDTATLVGASGIEPGHPAAPQSLNLGGNSPWPLGDVLDTQAPRMVRDLTQRFGAALPSGPWHLAPEQAVILPVSPGSETTQAVVLIAGLNPCRLFDDAYRSFLNLGAGQIGAAIGYARAYEEERRRAEALAEIDRAKTTFFSNISHEFRTPLTLMLGPLEELLAKPQLAASGDNARVGSDIEDRALIEITHRNGLRLLKLVNALLDFSRIEAGRMQSHMQPTDIASFTAELASLFQSAMEAAGLRLEVEVPATPVVVQLDREMWEKVVMNLLSNAYKFTFFGAIRVAVRVVAGKGVEVSVTDSGIGIAEEEVPRLFERFHRVAGAPGRSVEGSGIGLAMVQELVKLHGGTVRVDSVLGQGACFTVLLPRGVVPSLSEDPAVHAAMSKNARTYVDAALRWSPENEILADAAVEATSAVEVPADAAPGAAARLLVVDDNADLREYMSRILRAAGHEVRVATDGQAALEAARQERPDLVLSDVMMPRLDGFGLLRALRADPDLHDMPVLMLSARAGEEARMDGIEHGADDYLTKPFSARELLARVAGNLQLARLRRETEMKLREESRTLEILNRVGSTVAAELDLNRAVQIVTDAATELTGAAFGSFFYNVLDGKGGSYMLYTLSGVSKEAFEQFPMPRNTAVFASTFMGEGIVRADDITQDPRYGHNAPYRGMPEGHLKVRSYLAAPVRSRSGEVVGGLFFGHPEPGVFTERAARIVAGIAAQAAIAIDNARLYQAAQTEIAERTKAQSALRDLNETLERRVIETVADRDRLWELSEDLLVVADIDGRLQRVSPSWSNALGHNTNWLMARSYVDLVHPDDVEVVRTHLAELRRTGAPVRYENRFKRIDGTWRWVAWTLALDPDTARIHGVGRDVTADKETTEALRQAEEALRMAQKMEAIGKLTGGVAHDFNNLLQVIGGNLQLLAKDVAGSDKPEQRVRNALAGVARGANLASQLLAFGRRQPLAPKVVNLGRFVRGLDDMLRRALGDGVEIETIVSGGLWNTLVDPFQVENALLNLAINARDAMNGHGKLTIEAGNAALDDAYAKRNLEVTPGQYVMLAVTDTGAGMSPEVRERVFEPFFTTKAEGQGTGLGLSMVYGFVKQSGGHVKIYSEEGHGTTIRIYLPRVRQQEDLETNIDAGPAKGGTETVLVVEDDEEVRTTVVEMLSDLGYRVLKAKDAQSALAIVESGVPIDLLFTDVVMPGPLRSTELARKARERLPAIAVLFTSGYTDNAIVHAGRLDEGIELLSKPYTHEALARKVRYVLQTQNPQAAGIGEAEQALLEVAPPALPDGVDSFAAQTRLRILLVEDDELIRMGTAELLRTFDFDVLEAEGEHDARQILNEHAIGVMLTDVGLAGKSGIDLALEVCAERPDLRVIFLTGYDLVLTPEQRKVLPHAISLRKPYDLLDLTDALKTPMR
- a CDS encoding nitroreductase; this encodes MTTPANPVDAALITRRSIRAFLPTPVPRADIEAILEAASRAPSGTNTQPWKVYVVTGESLARLSRALLAAHDDPQRDALYQEEYPYYPHQWVSPYIDRRRKIGWDLYGLLGIGKGDKARMHQQHAQNYRFFGAPVGLFFTIDRVMERGSWLDYGMFLQAVMTAARGRGLDTCPQAAFTPFHRVIAAQLGLPPEEQLVCGMSLGFADEHAPVNALRTEREPVERFTRFLD
- a CDS encoding high-potential iron-sulfur protein, whose protein sequence is MKTSRRHFLLLGVSAGSALALSRAAFADSTNLLSETDPKAQAVGYKEDASRVDKAKFPDYAAGQTCGNCSLFQGKATDTYGGCTLFGDKQVAARGWCSSYSTM
- a CDS encoding DOPA 4,5-dioxygenase family protein; translation: MTFRETSAISSWHAHVYFDASSRDAAWTFREQIEARWSGALQLGRFHERPVGPHPMWSYQLAFAQEQFADLVGWLTLNHGSLDIFVHPNTGDALRDHRDAAVWIGRSHELVLSALN